A genomic window from Ciona intestinalis chromosome 8, KH, whole genome shotgun sequence includes:
- the LOC100184710 gene encoding uncharacterized protein LOC100184710 encodes MDQIKEDLQNLNVSHQQLNSSLGLQAYNMKRVIYRSATVIISAFGRLNSLTESSCFDVINKLEKNGNSDTKVAHQLRFMVAVACEVRAKVYHAKGQQVDVFAGESAGINLTSSLSGIVGKHSLVSFMEAVLALQEILKFLFLGKELDMPRNVRQMLRKLDALFCLDLRQDLICQIKKMMTTIPWDDSSVPVCMIVISYAFICEDYDLVLDLCAKTYRLNLTEDEKVLVKVHELKCIVARSYIEETKSYDCTNCEVDPLIHELDGLIEAFEQTIKTQNCSGETQQPDLLIPILRVHGCLEQYARNLVKLRRHQHASKVYANSDRYQAISDEIGISRSDLTTLNPIVLCNSADTLFREGKYKEAFLQLHEAKRLLHPCKTKTVKHVQLYDTYASCFYHVGQYYESFICFFESMRIANKLNIPTPIMKQDMKKVIQLIIPKT; translated from the coding sequence ATGGACCAAATTAAAGAAGATTTACAGAACTTGAATGTATCACACCAGCAACTGAATTCATCGTTAGGTTTACAAGCCTATAACATGAAGAGAGTGATCTATCGAAGCGCGACCGTCATTATTTCAGCTTTCGGGCGACTAAATTCATTAACCGAATCTTCTTGCTTTGATGTCATCAacaaattggaaaaaaatgggAATTCCGATACAAAGGTTGCTCATCAGCTTCGGTTCATGGTGGCAGTGGCTTGTGAAGTTCGTGCAAAAGTTTATCATGCAAAGGGACAACAAGTTGATGTTTTTGCCGGAGAAAGTGCTGGTATCAACCTTACTTCTAGCTTGAGCGGGATTGTTGGAAAACACAGCCTTGTTTCTTTTATGGAGGCAGTACTTGCTCTTCAAGAAATActcaagtttttgtttttgggaAAAGAGCTAGATATGCCAAGAAATGTAAGGCAAATGTTAAGAAAGCTGGATGCTTTGTTTTGCCTCGACTTACGACAAGATTTGATATGTCAAATCAAAAAGATGATGACTACAATACCGTGGGATGATAGTTCAGTTCCTGTTTGTATGATTGTCATTAGCTACGCATTTATTTGTGAAGATTATGACCTGGTTTTGGATTTATGTGCAAAGACATATCGTCTCAACTTAACGGAAGATGAGAAAGTTCTAGTTAAAGTACATGAACTCAAGTGCATTGTAGCTCGCTCTTATATTGAAGAGACAAAGTCTTATGATTGCACGAACTGTGAAGTTGATCCATTGATACACGAGTTAGATGGGTTAATAGAAGCTTttgaacaaacaataaaaacccAGAATTGCTCAGGTGAAACGCAGCAGCCAGATTTGCTTATACCAATACTTCGAGTCCACGGTTGTTTAGAGCAGTACGCTAGAAACTTGGTTAAACTTCGTCGACACCAACATGCATCAAAAGTATATGCAAACAGCGACAGGTATCAGGCTATCAGTGACGAAATCGGAATATCGAGGTCCGACCTAACTACTCTAAACCCCATAGTTTTGTGCAACTCAGCTGACACACTGTTCAGAGAGGGAAAATATAAAGAAGCGTTTCTACAACTGCATGAAGCCAAACGCTTGTTGCACCCTTGCAAGACAAAGACAGTAAAGCACGTGCAGCTTTATGATACTTACGCAAGTTGCTTTTACCATGTTGGCCAATATTACGAGTCGTTCATATGCTTTTTTGAGAGCATGAGAATTGCCAACAAACTTAATATTCCAACACCTATCATGAAGCAAGACATGAAGAAAGTTATTCAATTAATAATTCCCAAGACTTAA
- the LOC108949691 gene encoding uncharacterized protein LOC108949691 isoform X1: MFVTRIWVFLLNLSFSKETLISSYGKWQTSISSIESNIFLSIKYNTCISSTPMSINVTAQSKDASLPHMFNVTVVEILQPLFILNLERVDKSEGWAETEILFEWNLTYGEGIVFRHQYIWLPFASENVMFDRQGSFDECKKTGGSLVDIADKETFDVICNYVKNTLHSGNNIYINMWTGMTFNPTTYEIIQSNGEPGYNESWRQDPNTDRYSFGVRMFVTTQVNSLNGFRNRKFTTLASPLCSSPLNVALNVMD, translated from the exons ATGTTTGTAACCAGGATTTGGGTTTTTCTTTTGAATCTAAGTTTCAGCAAAG AAACATTGATTTCATCGTACGGTAAATGGCAGACTTCCATTTCTTCGATCGaatcaaacatttttctttcaaTAAAGTACAATACTTGCATTTCTTCTACGCCGATGTCGATCAATGTAACTGCCCAGTCCAAGGATGCGTCATTGCCACATATGTTTAATGTGACGGTGGTGGAAATATTGCAGCCTTTGTTTATACTTAACCTGGAACGTGTTGATAAAAGCGAGGGCTGGGCGGAAACAGAAATCCTATTTGAATGGAATCTTACCTATG GCGAAGGAATCGTGTTCAGACATCAATATATATGGCTACCGTTTGCATCAGAGAATGTCATGTTTGACAGACAAGGCTCATTCGACGAGTGTAAGAAAACTGGTGGTAGTTTAGTGGATATCGCCGACAAAGAAACTTTTGATGTCATTTGCAATTACGTAAAAAACACTTTGCATTCTGGtaacaacatttatattaacatgTGGACAGGAATGACATTCAACCCAACG ACATATGAAATAATCCAGAGCAATGGCGAACCTGGCTACAATGAATCTTGGCGTCAAGATCCAAACACAGACAGATATTCATTCGGCGTCAGAATGTTTGTTACAACTCAAGTAAATTCTTTAAACGGGTTTCGAAATCGAAAATTCACCACACTGGCATCGCCTCTCTGTTCATCACCACTAAACGTCGCATTAAACGTAATGGACTGA
- the LOC108949691 gene encoding uncharacterized protein LOC108949691 isoform X2 codes for MSINVTAQSKDASLPHMFNVTVVEILQPLFILNLERVDKSEGWAETEILFEWNLTYGEGIVFRHQYIWLPFASENVMFDRQGSFDECKKTGGSLVDIADKETFDVICNYVKNTLHSGNNIYINMWTGMTFNPTTYEIIQSNGEPGYNESWRQDPNTDRYSFGVRMFVTTQVNSLNGFRNRKFTTLASPLCSSPLNVALNVMD; via the exons ATGTCGATCAATGTAACTGCCCAGTCCAAGGATGCGTCATTGCCACATATGTTTAATGTGACGGTGGTGGAAATATTGCAGCCTTTGTTTATACTTAACCTGGAACGTGTTGATAAAAGCGAGGGCTGGGCGGAAACAGAAATCCTATTTGAATGGAATCTTACCTATG GCGAAGGAATCGTGTTCAGACATCAATATATATGGCTACCGTTTGCATCAGAGAATGTCATGTTTGACAGACAAGGCTCATTCGACGAGTGTAAGAAAACTGGTGGTAGTTTAGTGGATATCGCCGACAAAGAAACTTTTGATGTCATTTGCAATTACGTAAAAAACACTTTGCATTCTGGtaacaacatttatattaacatgTGGACAGGAATGACATTCAACCCAACG ACATATGAAATAATCCAGAGCAATGGCGAACCTGGCTACAATGAATCTTGGCGTCAAGATCCAAACACAGACAGATATTCATTCGGCGTCAGAATGTTTGTTACAACTCAAGTAAATTCTTTAAACGGGTTTCGAAATCGAAAATTCACCACACTGGCATCGCCTCTCTGTTCATCACCACTAAACGTCGCATTAAACGTAATGGACTGA
- the LOC108949671 gene encoding uncharacterized protein LOC108949671 gives MEQVRTLILLLYISYSTAASVTTSSGTWQALLSSNNPRLYLSIKYGECLSTTPFGIDVEAKTHDQSLPFKFKVTVVEILKSLFIVSIERIDKTEGWSETLIKFDWQLKFGQGGVAYKNRYIKLLYTAVSFAYSRSRSFTQCSSSGGKLVDIVDKEMYDVIYYYVATTFDSGIYNYVNIWTAMNFNTENGNVTQSNGEPGYNDDWNPGWPLGGSTRIGVVISVGTKPTAAPNVGLRNFSAAHTAVPLCMY, from the exons ATGGAGCAAGTCAGAACactgattttgttgttgtacattAGCTACAGCACAGCAGCATCAG TAACAACTTCAAGTGGAACCTGGCAGGCGCTTCTTTCTTCTAACAACCCAAGACTTTATCTTTCAATAAAGTATGGAGAATGTCTCTCTACTACCCCTTTTGGAATAGACGTTGAAGCAAAAACACATGATCAGTCATTGCCTTTCAAATTCAAAGTTACCGTggtagaaatattaaaatctttgTTCATTGTCAGTATTGAAAGAATTGATAAAACTGAGGGATGGTCGGAAACTCTAATCAAATTTGATTGGCAACTTAAATTCG GACAGGGCGGTGTTGCTTACAAGAACAGATACATAAAGCTGCTGTACACGGCTGTTTCTTTTGCGTATAGCCGTTCCCGGTCTTTTACACAATGCAGTTCATCTGGAGGAAAATTAGTGGATATTGTTGACAAGGAAATGTATGATGTAATATACTATTACGTCGCTACCACTTTCGATTCTGGCATTTAtaattatgttaatatttggACAGCAATGAATTTCAATACTGAG AACGGAAACGTAACTCAAAGCAATGGAGAACCTGGCTACAATGATGATTGGAACCCTGGGTGGCCACTGGGCGGATCAACACGTATCGGTGTGGTTATTTCGGTTGGAACTAAACCGACAGCAGCTCCCAACGTAGGGCTGCGAAACTTTAGTGCCGCTCATACTGCTGTGCCACTTTGTATGTATTAG